The genomic stretch AGTGCTATGGTTTTTTAAGTCTTTACACTATAATGCTGcgttttcaaaaaaaaatcatgtaAGCAAGCAACTTGCTTAAGGATAAACGAAGGTTCAAGTATGAGAAAGTTTGATAACCACGAAACACATCACGTTTCTGACTCAACGCACATGACATTTTAGTTTATTTTGTCTCCTTTTTATGGAGTTATGATggtatattgtgtttgttttaGGTATTTTCCAGATAGGAGCATTCGTGCGATAAATCGGGACGAAAACGACAAAAATTGGAGAAAATACCAAGATTTATACTCATGGAGTTCACCATGACGCTTGCCATGATGTGGCAACCATGGGCGATACCTCGCAAGCAAGAAAAGTCAAAGGACCAGGTTTCTAAACTTATGGTGTTTCCCATGAGGCCATGGCGTTCGCGATGGATCTTAAACCCCACGTTCTGCATATATTTCACTCATGGTGTTCGCCATGAGGCAATAATGTTTGCCATGGGGTTTTATTAAATGCAGTAAAGCGACAAGAAAAAATTAAGTTTAGAAGAATTCTGGGTTTAATCGTTTCCACACGGATTGGTTCAAAGGAAAGAATGTCGATCAACAGAGTCTACGTCTCTAAGATTGGGTTTGAATGGTTTGAAAGTAAAATGAAAAACATATGAACAAAAATAAATGCATTCTTCGGAGTCGAGAGCACTCATCAGGAATTGATTTTCATACTCCCATCAAATACTTAAAACTATTGATCAGTTGTACACAATCTAAAACACTTATCAATATCATCATGTATCTCTCACATCAATGTCCATGTCTGCAACACCGACGAGAGTTCTACCGTATTATCTAATTGACGATCTCTCAGCCTATAAAGCAATACGGAGCATTAACATTAGATACCCACTATGAATATTATACATAAATCCATGTCTAGAGTTTAGAATCGAATAGATGTTCATCTTAGATCGATTTTGAACCGTATATGTCTATAGCAATCAAAACCCTTTAAGATAAATATTGAAATCAAAGATAACATCGAAAAAGATTTGTATAAGAGATTGTATACAACAACCATGATCATTAAATATACATACAAACAAGGTAAACTTACATACAAAACCCCAACAATAAAGGGTACAAAgagaagaatgaagatgaagaggaatcTCTCGATTTGTCAATGCCGATTGATGCAGATTCAACTATGGAGCATCAAAATGCAATCTCTAATGTTGTTTCTAAGCCTATCTACTCGGAAAAAATGTTGGTGATGGAGTGGGAGAAAAAATACCAAAACCATGACCATAGAAtgaaaaaaatgtgaaaatataGTATGCTGGAAAGTGAAATCGCGCTTAGTGGTAGCAGATCCCGCTAAGCGCGCTCTGCTGCAATGCGAAAAATCATAATCTTATTTTTTCCATAACTTGAGAACCAAAACTCCGATTTATGCACGGTTAGAAGCGTTGGAAAGATTATTCAATGCTTTATATTACAATGACAAAATATAATTGCTTGAATACCTACAAAAATGAGATAAAAATAATCAAACTCAATGATAATTACATAATAACATAATATTTACACTAATACGTAAATTATACACAATGTTCACAAAACTGAGGATTATTAATGAAAAACAAATGAATTAAGTCGATGAGTGCTAATTATTTCACACTCAAAATATCAACAACTTATCACTCATCAAACTCTCCCTAACTTAGACTTTTTTGTCCTCAAACAAGAATCAATCAACTCAAAGAAACAAAAACAATTATCAAGAAATCATGATCAACAAGTCTTTACAAATGGAAACAAATGTATGGTACAAATATCAAAAGTACACGCAAGACAATGCTTACCATTAAACTACAACAACACAATGGCTATAAAATAAATTATAAGTACAAAACACATGTCGAACACCCAAAAGCAATACATGTTCAACAATGAATCACACCTAACACACAAATTCATCAAGGGATGAAAAACAAATATGAGGGACAAAGTCACACACAACAATCTTGCTAACATAAATTCAAATTATGCATTCATATAAAAAAACTCATATTAAAAGTATAAAAGCAAAAATCACAAGGACTTTAAAGGATTGTAATGTGGCTTGGATAACAAATAATTGTTCTTCTCAAGGTAAATAAAACAAAAACTTTGCATAATCCAATGAGAATGATCACTTCTCATTTTCTCAAGTATTCACGAATTTCCTTCACCCTTTTCTCTTTTCCAAATTGCTACACCAATCAACACAACTTATTAGCACAATGctattctattttttttctttttcaagtctttttcctttttcaagtctttttcctttttcctttttgattttcttttctttttgttttattttttcatttatttctttccttttcaatctttttctttttctcaaCCTCTTAGCAACAAACCTTTCTTCTCCCCAACTTAAATACAACCAATTATGCAATGTGAATGCTCCCAACCTTTAAGGCAATGGTAAAAGTTCAACCACAAATCATGGTTATGGTTCAAGAAAAATATTATAATCCATACGAAAATAAGCTCAACAACAACATGGATTCTAACATAAGGTTCAAAGGGGTGAACAAATGCTCGCTCACTTACAAGGTAAATTGACTATTTGGTCAAGTGGTTGTGCTCAAAATCAACAAAATGCCTTGATCATTTTAGTGCTATCATACAAATAAACACAAATGAAAGATTAAACATAATTAAAACGAGTTAAACAAGAATGTTGGTCTCCATGAAATTTAGTAAACAATAGAAAGGTTCCTCACATTGGTTATGAACTAAAGTGATTCAAAATTGAACAAAAACTGCAAAAGAATAAATGACATGTAAGTTATACAAAGCCTAAGGTTCATAAGCATTTTAAGTTctataaaaaaaataaacacaaacCGCGACAATGCAACTTTCTTTAAACTGTTCACACTACCATAATACTTCCTTGTTGAAACAATCAAAATTGAACAATCACACAATACATCCTCAAGCTAAGCAAAAACAAAACTTACGACAAACACAAAATTTATTCTAATAAGCtaacaaaattaaattaaaactaaCTAAACACGAAACACAAAGACCAAAATTGGTGAAAATGGATGGAAAATGAGAGACTTTTCATCATACAGCAGGGTGCGTTAAGCGTCCTCTGTGCGCGCTAAGCGCGAACAGGCAAACTTGGTTTTTCAAAATTATCTCTTCCTATCATATAATTCATCCAATATCACACTATACTATATAATACTAAATGAAAACTATACAAAATAAAAAACCGTTGGGTGTCTCCTATAAGCGCTTGTTTTACGTCGTTAGCTCGACACCTTTATTGTGTTTTGGTTAGTAACCTCCTCTTTGACACACTGATGCTTCGTCTCAAGTGCAAACCTAAAGAAAGTGTCCTAACCAAACACTTAAACAAATGTTATGAGAACAAAATATATACATCGTTTAAACAAACATAATGGaaaacaaatatatacaaacaatTTACACAAATGCTATAGAAACACATACGTACAAATTTCTATGAAAAACAAGTGTGAATAAGTATAGAACACAAATATAAACAAGTATGAAAAATAATTCTATATAAATATGgaaaacaaaatcaaaacacatATATACAAAGTGGACAAGTTACTATACAAATATTTATACAACTATACAATCATATATACAAAGTAAGCATTGACACAAAATAGAAAAGTTCATTTACTAGTATTTCTACAAGTATACAATATAAACAAgttaatataaaaaataaaaaaagtataTACAGAGCTTAAAAACATAGAAACTATTGCAATGCGATCAATATCAAAACACCAATCTCCGACAACGACGCCATTTTGTTGAATGCAGTAAAGCGATAAgcaaaaattaagtttgaaaatATTCGGGGTTTTATCATCTCCACAGGGATCAGTGTGAGGGAAAGAATGTCGTTCAACGGTCTCTACGTCACTAAGATTGGGTTTGAAAGGTTTGAAAGTAAAATGCAGAAAAGAAATAAAACATATGAACAAAAATAAATGTATTCTTCTGAGTCGAGAGAACTCGTCAGGAATTGAATTTCATCCTCCCATCAAATACTTAAACCTATCGATCAGTTGTAAACAACCTAAAACACTTATCAATATCATTATGTATCTCTCACATCAATGTCCATGTCTGCAACACTGATGAGAGTTCTAACGTATTGTCTAATCGACGATCTCTCAGCCTATAAAATAATACGAAGCATTAAGATTAGATACTCACTGTGGATATTATACCTAAATCCATGTCTAGAGTTTAGAATCTAATAGATGTTCATCTTAGATCGAGTTCGAACCGTATATGTCTATAGCAATTCAAACTCATTAAGATAAATATTGAAATCAAAGATAACATTGAAAAAGATTTGTATAAAAGATGGTATACAACAACCATGATCAATAAATATGCATACAAGTAAGGTAAACTTACATACAAAACCCCAAAAATAAAGGGTACAAGGAGAAGAATGAATTGATTTTATAATGATAAAAATGGAATGGTATGTGAAGATGATTTAAGGTATGAAATGTGACAAAGGAGAAATTAATTATAAATGGTGTCAATCTTAAAGGATCTCTATCTGCCTAAAGCtaaagagatgaaaaattcttAAGACAAAGTTAGAGTATGATAGGATGGGACACCTTTGTTATTTCGTCATTGAATCGAGCCAGGTATTCTCGGAGAGATTCTCCCGGGTCCAGGCGGATGTTAAACGGTTGGTGGTAGACACTTTGTGATGCTTGTTGGTGAAAAACTTGTGTATCGTCTTTCTTTCCATGTCCTGATTACTAGTCACTGAAAAATGGGAAAGACTCGTGTACCAACGTAGGATGGCTTCTTTCAAGATACCCGTCATGAACTTACACTTAAGTGAATCTATTGCCCTGATGATTGTCATTTGGGTGTTGACCATCAAAATATGCTCTTGTGGATCGTGTTTACCGTTAAACGTGGCGAGCAGTGGTGGCTTGAAATTATGTGTAACCTGGTCATTTCGAATCTCCTCTGATATTGGTTGAGTGTCGATTGGGTCTTCCGAATCCTCATCATCCGGTTGGATACGTTGTTGATTTTGTTGAAGGGTGTGAACGATGTTTTGCAACAGTTCGTTTTGCTGACGCAGGTTCTCTATGACAACGATTAGTTCTTCCATGGCAGTTACTTATTCTTGGTTGCTGCTGCTAGTTCTGGTCCAGTAGGGGTGGCGAGTGCGTCCACTCACAATTTTGTGTGGTTTGGGAAAGTTTTACTTAGACCCAACGTTCGCCGTCAAATGTTCCTGTAAAGAACACCAATTGGATAACTCCTCTGAACTTGGTCAGACATGACCACAAGATAGTCACAGTGGGTGCCTTTTATGTATTTGACTTGAGTCTTCTTTAGAGCTATACTTTTTTATATAAACCATACATTGATGAATGAGGTTTAGACAATTTGAATACCCATTAATGATCATCACTGATGTTTGTAGGTTGTATGATTTGGGGACATAAGAAAAACATGCCATATTTTAATTGCTTATAAAGGTGTATTCGGACACGATGATTTCCCGCCCCAGGTCGACTAAAGGGCTTCACTAATCAGGGTAGAGACGAGATACCCTTGTGTTAAACCCCATACCGGGATGACCTACCTGGGATGTACAAGTTCAAAATGGGAAATGTATAAGAGAAGAAGAATGCAAGGCAATCAGTGGATACAACATGAAAGAAAATTCAGTTAACCATGAAATTGTCTAATGCATGGTGGAGAGAGAGTCATAATGCATGTTGAAGAAAACAGGTGTTTAGTGCATGAAACTCGTATGATTAAAAATAATGTGCATCAGACCCATCATCTCACCCGCCATAAGTCTTGTAATACTAAAAGGATTCTAGTTGAGATATATGTATAGTGTGTGGGGTTTATTGTTATCATTGATATGTCATTGAAAATAATATTACAACATAAAAACATCAGACATGACTCCTTAGCATCATGTATATGTTTTAAGAGGAAAGTAGTTTAGCTGCAACATCTACTCTTGCAAGGGGAACACATATGAGATTTTGTGCTCTTGGAACCGTGAGACCAGCTCTCTCTTTCATGCTAACCTTAATATCACCACCTTTCAATATTTCTCCATGTGGACCTGGCACCTGTAGATCAAAGCATTGGATAATAGATGCAAGCAGTGTAGCCATTCCAGCAGTAGCCAAATTGACTCCTGGACACATCCTCCTTCCTGACCCAAACGGTAAAAGTTGGAAATGCTGACCCCTCAGATCAACTGAACCTCCTTCACCTTCACCAACACCATTTTCTAAGAACCTCTCGGGACGGAACTCTAATGGACTTTTCCAATATTTAGGGTCTCTTCCCACTGCCCATATATTGAAAAGTATCAATGCTCCCTCAGGGATCACATATCCGTTGATCTCACATTCTTGACTACATTTTCTCTTGAACACAGGTAGTGGTGGGTGCATGCGGAATGACTCCTTAACCATGGCTCTTATGTAAGGAAGATTCTGAACATCTGACTCGTCAACAAGTCTATCTTTTCCCACAACAGAATCAATCTCCTCTTGAGCTTTCTTCAATACCCTCGGATTGTTGATAAGCTCTGCCAAAGTCCATTCTGTTGCCACAGCTGTGGAGTCTGTCCCAGCAGAGAAGAAATCCTGCATATAATAGAGAGAAATACAATCTTATAGTATTATCTAAAATATAAAAACAAAGCAACtagaagaaaaagaaactcaCCACAACAAGACCCTTGATTTGTTCCTTTGTAATTTTGATCTCCATTGTCTCATCTTGAGCAAATTCAAGCAAAGTATCAAGAAAAACTACACTTTGTTCACCTTCTTCGATTTCTCCATTTCTCTCTTTTCTTTTATTTACAATCTCTTGTCGTTTCTTGATAACTTTTTCAATGATAGGATCATATTTATTGAAAATGTCGTCAATTCTCTTCTCATAGTTCCCAAGCTTTAACTTATTCAAAGGCCAAATGAAGTCGGTAAGACTGTATTCCCCAAAGATCTTAAGAACATCACGAGCAATATCTCTAACTTCTTCAGCCTCACCCAACATCATTGTAGAGATTGTGTTGTTTGTCCACTTGAGAAGTTCCTCAGTGACATTAAGTGGCTCTTGAGTTTCAGCGCTATGGGCCATAACCTTAAGAACCTTGCGGATTTCTCGAGTCCTCAAGGGTCTCAACTTGTTGATGGTGGTGGCGTTAAGGAGATCATTCATAATGAGTTTTCTAATGAACTTCCAGTAAGGTCCATAGGGAACCATAGCAACGGAGTTATCATAGGTTAACCGTCTGATAGCAGAGGTTTGAAACCTTGTGTTGAAGGAAGAAGCTTCATGAGTTTGAAGGAAGAGTTTGAAGAGATCGGGAGTGGATACAACAATGGTGGGCATGGAGCCGAAGTAAAGAGAGTACAAAGGGCCATAACGTTCTCCAAGACGGATGAGAGAATGATGAAGAAGAGGATTATCCAAAAGATGAAGATGACCAAGGAAAGGAAGACGAGGTTTAGGACTTGGTGGATTAGGAAGGTGGCGAAGTGCCTTTGATTTAGCGGTTGGTGTTGGACGCAAGTGTATAAATAGAGCAATCACCAACAAAGCAAGTGCAAGTTCAACCAACATGGTTGCAGCTTTTTGTTGATCTCTGCGAAATGGGATTTGTGTGTGTTTGCCTGAGGAGAATGACAATGCAATACTCCCTTTTTATAGGCCAACAACCGCATGATTCTCTAACAATATACTCTCCCTCTTGTTGACGTTTGGCACCCATTTTTTCTATCTCAGCGGatccaaacaaaacaacttgaGAAGATGCTTTTAACACAGAAAAAATATGATTAGTTTGCACACTCTAATTCGTCCGTTTTTAGAATTAAGATGTTTTTGTTTTTACTATCATTATAAATTTATTTAGATAGTAATTGTTTTGTTTGTTGAAAAAGAAAacatattaaaattattttggTTTTAGTGCAAGGCAGCAAAACAGATATAGAAAGCCTGCATAATGGCCggaaaaaaattattttattttatttcgatagtaatttattttgttttgttcAGTAACCGTAATAAGTTCATTTATGTACATTGGTTGCATTGTTGCACAACATGCCAATATTTTCATATTCTAATCACAACACTCATCTATATGCAATGGATTGATATTAATGTCATAATTCCAATCTCC from Lathyrus oleraceus cultivar Zhongwan6 chromosome 7, CAAS_Psat_ZW6_1.0, whole genome shotgun sequence encodes the following:
- the LOC127108029 gene encoding 2-hydroxyisoflavanone synthase, with the translated sequence MLVELALALLVIALFIHLRPTPTAKSKALRHLPNPPSPKPRLPFLGHLHLLDNPLLHHSLIRLGERYGPLYSLYFGSMPTIVVSTPDLFKLFLQTHEASSFNTRFQTSAIRRLTYDNSVAMVPYGPYWKFIRKLIMNDLLNATTINKLRPLRTREIRKVLKVMAHSAETQEPLNVTEELLKWTNNTISTMMLGEAEEVRDIARDVLKIFGEYSLTDFIWPLNKLKLGNYEKRIDDIFNKYDPIIEKVIKKRQEIVNKRKERNGEIEEGEQSVVFLDTLLEFAQDETMEIKITKEQIKGLVVDFFSAGTDSTAVATEWTLAELINNPRVLKKAQEEIDSVVGKDRLVDESDVQNLPYIRAMVKESFRMHPPLPVFKRKCSQECEINGYVIPEGALILFNIWAVGRDPKYWKSPLEFRPERFLENGVGEGEGGSVDLRGQHFQLLPFGSGRRMCPGVNLATAGMATLLASIIQCFDLQVPGPHGEILKGGDIKVSMKERAGLTVPRAQNLICVPLARVDVAAKLLSS